One stretch of Paenibacillus sp. FSL R5-0341 DNA includes these proteins:
- a CDS encoding YitT family protein, with translation MKAPLISANPVPNTAKTRISSTRRWLNLLLVIAGGILASVGLELFLHPNKIIIGGITGISSLFAHWTEMRIGLFLFLFNVPFIFLSYKIVQKKFVLVTVLGLVVFSIGAIVLHPMPPLVEHPLAAAMFGGLCLGLGIGLVVRYGGTLDTLEIGDPSSRPPERVFSGKRMLIEKIIMLLNLLILTAAGVVFGWDQAMYSVIAYLIAYEMVYIAFRGFSSKRKICILTTQSSQVEKAVRKRLRREPGTLEAASDSTQLAMADGWIKQIPGALYYEVHVLEMIWLKSIVRHIDPHAGIVTNPEK, from the coding sequence ATGAAAGCACCTCTGATATCGGCTAATCCGGTGCCAAACACCGCCAAGACCAGAATATCTTCTACCCGCCGCTGGTTAAATTTGTTGCTTGTGATTGCGGGCGGAATTCTGGCCTCCGTGGGACTTGAATTGTTCTTACACCCCAATAAGATCATTATTGGAGGCATTACAGGCATTTCCTCACTGTTCGCCCACTGGACCGAAATGAGGATTGGATTGTTCCTATTTTTATTCAATGTTCCGTTTATATTTCTGTCCTACAAGATTGTGCAGAAGAAATTTGTACTGGTAACTGTTCTAGGTCTGGTTGTCTTTTCGATCGGTGCCATTGTGCTTCATCCCATGCCGCCACTTGTAGAGCATCCGCTGGCTGCCGCCATGTTTGGTGGATTATGCCTCGGACTCGGAATTGGGCTTGTCGTGCGGTATGGTGGGACACTGGATACGCTGGAAATCGGTGATCCGTCTTCCCGTCCACCTGAACGTGTATTTAGCGGGAAACGGATGCTTATCGAAAAAATAATCATGCTGCTTAACTTGTTGATACTGACAGCCGCTGGTGTTGTCTTTGGCTGGGACCAAGCGATGTATTCCGTAATCGCCTATCTTATAGCTTATGAAATGGTGTACATTGCGTTCAGGGGATTCTCTTCCAAACGCAAAATATGCATTTTGACTACGCAAAGCTCTCAAGTTGAAAAAGCTGTACGCAAACGGCTGCGCCGTGAACCTGGAACGCTGGAAGCAGCTTCTGACTCAACACAACTCGCTATGGCGGATGGGTGGATCAAACAGATCCCGGGTGCACTTTATTATGAGGTACACGTGCTGGAGATGATCTGGTTGAAGTCCATTGTGCGTCACATTGATCCACATGCGGGCATTGTAACAAATCCGGAAAAATAA